In Symmachiella dynata, the following are encoded in one genomic region:
- a CDS encoding UDP-N-acetylmuramoyl-tripeptide--D-alanyl-D-alanine ligase → MDPISISDLLVATGGHAADGLDRDINFNQVVIDSRQVTPGSVFWALPGTLCDGHDFVRDACQRGAAFCVVNSDRNDWGGPVVKVAHTGAALSRFAQWYREQLEPLVIGVTGSVGKTTTREMIHAALSADHCGIRSIANYNNEIGLPLSLFQLEKSHDYGVLEMGACHSGDIRDLCAIAQPEVGVITGIVPVHLEKFGSLEQIIQTKAELLQALPSDGFAVVNGDCPHAQSVAAYANCPVIFVGESQENEYRATNVRASQHQLSFHVGDHEYHIPVSGRHHLPAALCAVAVATEVGMAAEQIAKGLLRFATAAGRCQIKQIGPWTIIDDSYNANPTSMRAACQLMQAWKTGNKKIAVVGDMLELGDEAGRYHHDLGIQIAQSDIDCLLAYGDNAYNVIAGAFEAGMDAHQMAECPMFESLLMNLDCWLEAGDVLLVKGSRTMRMERVVEWATRQTEEINNLDALSVPA, encoded by the coding sequence ATGGACCCCATCTCTATCTCGGACCTATTAGTTGCCACCGGTGGTCATGCCGCCGACGGGCTGGATCGAGATATCAATTTCAATCAAGTGGTTATCGACTCGCGGCAAGTTACCCCGGGTAGTGTTTTCTGGGCTTTGCCGGGAACTTTATGCGACGGCCATGACTTTGTCCGTGACGCCTGTCAACGCGGTGCGGCATTTTGTGTTGTCAATTCAGACCGCAACGACTGGGGCGGACCTGTGGTGAAAGTCGCCCATACCGGCGCCGCATTATCACGGTTCGCACAATGGTATCGAGAACAATTGGAACCGCTGGTGATTGGTGTCACCGGCAGCGTCGGAAAAACAACAACTCGTGAAATGATTCATGCGGCGCTGTCTGCCGATCATTGTGGAATTCGCAGTATTGCGAACTACAACAACGAAATCGGCCTGCCGTTGAGTCTATTTCAACTGGAGAAATCACACGATTACGGCGTATTGGAAATGGGAGCCTGCCACTCCGGCGACATTCGCGACTTGTGTGCGATTGCTCAACCGGAAGTGGGAGTGATCACCGGAATCGTACCGGTGCACTTAGAAAAATTTGGTAGTCTCGAGCAGATCATTCAAACCAAAGCGGAGTTATTGCAGGCGTTACCGAGTGATGGATTTGCAGTCGTCAATGGCGACTGTCCCCACGCTCAAAGTGTCGCGGCTTATGCCAATTGCCCGGTGATTTTTGTCGGAGAATCGCAGGAGAACGAATATCGCGCAACGAACGTTCGCGCCAGTCAGCATCAATTGAGTTTTCACGTCGGAGATCACGAATACCACATACCAGTCAGCGGACGGCATCATTTGCCGGCGGCACTCTGTGCGGTCGCCGTCGCCACGGAAGTCGGCATGGCGGCTGAGCAGATTGCGAAAGGTTTACTACGGTTTGCGACTGCCGCAGGGCGTTGCCAAATCAAACAGATCGGCCCTTGGACAATTATTGACGATTCTTACAACGCCAACCCCACATCAATGCGGGCCGCCTGCCAATTGATGCAGGCTTGGAAAACGGGAAATAAGAAAATCGCCGTCGTCGGCGACATGTTAGAACTTGGTGACGAAGCCGGTCGGTATCACCACGATTTGGGAATTCAAATCGCACAATCAGACATCGATTGTTTACTGGCTTATGGAGACAACGCATACAACGTCATCGCCGGCGCTTTTGAAGCGGGAATGGATGCGCATCAGATGGCTGAGTGCCCGATGTTTGAATCACTGTTGATGAACTTAGACTGCTGGCTGGAAGCGGGCGACGTCTTGCTCGTGAAAGGCTCGCGAACCATGCGAATGGAACGCGTGGTGGAATGGGCGACACGACAAACAGAAGAGATCAACAACTTGGATGCCTTGAGCGTGCCCGCCTGA
- a CDS encoding UDP-N-acetylmuramoyl-L-alanyl-D-glutamate--2,6-diaminopimelate ligase: MSLIHPRIPLGITLRRILSGASFVGCADIRVQHATHNSLDCSSQAMFAALRGREFDGHHFIRDAIQHGATSVLVEYPQSDVPVPQCVVRNTRQAFARICSALNGDPSRELSIVGVTGTNGKTTTTWLVRSILQTAGIQTGLLGTIEYNDGIRAEPSTLTTPDSMMLTEWLSSMVSHGTTHAAIEMSSHALDQCRCAGTLIDAAVMTNITHDHLDYHLDYDAYRASKLHIFESLKPGGVAVLNADDPGSISCLAHAPGQVITFGIHNSADVSATILQQSSRGTTFVLTAGVERIEVRTSMIGEHNVSNCLAAAAAMLHAGIALPDIAAGIEALTDVPGRLERIDCGQPFNIFVDYAHTDDALQRAIAAAKTLTAGRLFCVFGAGGDRDRSKRPLLGCAGASADVAVVTSDNPRSESPTQIIDEIVAGMPIAAQPHIEADRAEAIRWALSQAGPQDTVLVAGKGHESEQIIGSQRLHFDDREVIGRIVTAGLKGPHDIPATNLIGPHKNIGQIA, translated from the coding sequence ATGTCCCTAATTCACCCTCGAATTCCCCTGGGAATTACGCTGCGCCGCATTTTGTCGGGCGCCAGCTTCGTCGGATGTGCGGACATTCGCGTGCAACATGCCACGCACAATAGTCTCGATTGTAGTAGTCAGGCCATGTTTGCAGCACTGCGTGGCCGAGAATTTGACGGCCATCACTTCATTCGCGATGCCATCCAACATGGTGCGACATCGGTCTTGGTCGAATACCCACAATCCGACGTACCGGTCCCGCAATGCGTTGTCCGCAATACACGGCAAGCCTTTGCTCGTATTTGCAGCGCGCTCAACGGCGATCCCTCGCGGGAACTCTCAATCGTCGGCGTCACTGGAACGAACGGAAAGACAACCACCACTTGGTTGGTCCGATCAATTTTGCAAACGGCCGGCATTCAAACCGGACTGTTGGGGACGATTGAATACAACGACGGGATTCGCGCGGAACCCTCCACGTTGACCACGCCCGACTCCATGATGCTGACGGAATGGCTCTCCTCGATGGTGTCGCATGGGACGACCCACGCCGCGATCGAGATGTCCAGCCATGCCTTGGATCAATGCCGTTGCGCCGGAACGCTGATCGACGCCGCAGTGATGACCAACATTACGCACGACCATCTTGATTACCATTTAGACTACGACGCTTATCGCGCCAGCAAACTCCACATTTTTGAAAGCCTCAAACCGGGCGGCGTCGCTGTGCTGAATGCCGATGATCCGGGCAGCATCTCTTGCTTGGCGCATGCTCCGGGACAAGTCATCACGTTTGGCATCCATAATTCCGCCGATGTCTCAGCCACGATTTTGCAACAATCATCGCGAGGAACGACTTTCGTCTTAACGGCTGGAGTCGAGCGCATCGAAGTACGGACCTCGATGATTGGCGAACACAATGTATCGAACTGCCTAGCGGCCGCCGCAGCGATGCTACATGCCGGAATCGCGCTGCCGGATATTGCCGCCGGCATCGAAGCCTTGACCGATGTGCCGGGCCGGTTGGAACGGATCGATTGCGGACAACCTTTCAATATTTTTGTGGATTATGCACATACCGACGATGCGTTGCAGCGGGCGATTGCGGCTGCAAAAACGCTAACAGCGGGTCGTCTGTTTTGTGTCTTCGGCGCGGGAGGAGATCGGGATCGCAGCAAACGCCCACTATTGGGATGCGCCGGGGCCTCTGCCGATGTCGCTGTCGTGACCAGCGACAATCCACGTTCAGAATCACCAACTCAGATTATCGACGAGATTGTGGCCGGAATGCCCATTGCCGCACAACCACACATCGAAGCCGATCGGGCGGAAGCCATCCGTTGGGCATTGTCCCAAGCCGGTCCGCAGGACACGGTCCTCGTCGCCGGAAAAGGACACGAATCCGAACAAATCATTGGCAGTCAGCGTTTACATTTCGACGACCGGGAAGTCATCGGCCGTATCGTGACTGCTGGGCTGAAGGGCCCGCACGACATTCCCGCTACAAATCTCATCGGGCCGCACAAAAACATCGGCCAAATCGCCTAG
- a CDS encoding superoxide dismutase: MAYSLPDLPYAYDALEPHIDARTMEIHHTKHHQAYINKVNDALKGHDDLAAKTIEDLMSDLAAVPEAIRGAVRNNGGGHANHSLFWTVMSPSGGGTPSGDLAAAIDAACGSFDKFKEQFSAAAATRFGSGWAWLSVDGDKVVVESTPNQDTPLSEGRTPILGLDVWEHAYYLNYQNRRPDYVSAFFNVIDWETVAARFAAAK, translated from the coding sequence ATGGCTTATTCATTGCCTGACTTGCCGTACGCGTATGATGCTTTGGAACCGCATATCGATGCTCGCACGATGGAAATTCACCATACGAAACACCATCAAGCCTACATCAACAAGGTCAACGATGCTCTGAAAGGGCATGACGACTTAGCGGCTAAAACGATCGAAGATTTGATGAGCGACTTGGCGGCCGTTCCGGAAGCCATTCGTGGCGCTGTCCGGAACAATGGCGGCGGACATGCCAACCACTCGTTGTTTTGGACAGTCATGAGTCCCTCAGGAGGCGGAACCCCCTCGGGCGATCTGGCTGCTGCGATCGATGCCGCTTGCGGAAGCTTTGACAAGTTCAAAGAACAATTCAGCGCCGCCGCCGCAACGCGTTTCGGCAGTGGCTGGGCTTGGCTGTCGGTCGATGGCGACAAGGTGGTTGTGGAAAGCACCCCGAATCAAGATACGCCGCTGTCCGAAGGACGCACGCCGATCTTGGGATTGGATGTTTGGGAGCACGCCTACTATCTCAATTATCAAAACCGCCGTCCCGATTATGTCTCGGCGTTTTTCAACGTGATCGATTGGGAAACCGTGGCCGCTCGTTTTGCCGCCGCCAAATAA
- a CDS encoding tRNA modification GTPase, giving the protein MPFDLHDTIAALSSPPGPAQRGIVRISGSAIRDALNELFRPNDPPLWETTRLPQRHPGSFWLDDIQRWMPVDVFLWPTQRSYTGQPMAEVHTCGSPPLLEAILAAIYAAGVRPARGGEFTLRSFLAGKVDLLQAEAVLGVIDADDQVQLNAALQQLAGGISGDINMVREDLLSLLADLEAGLDFVEEDIEFVDNREILARLTSAEARITSLLEQAVDRMRSTGTARVVLAGRPNVGKSTLFNALLGRGAALVSEIAGTTRDYLAADVNWHGRPIELLDTAGWEQQSEGPLQAALALREDQLQRADLIIWCITADELPNPLTGEADCGNARSLTVLTKCDLANTTGPATALRVSAVTGAGLEELTAAVAAELSQDSAAPQQLLGTTGARCRDSLHGAVESLQRAREVAELSAGDELLSIEIRVALEELGKVSGAVYTDDILDRIFSKFCIGK; this is encoded by the coding sequence ATGCCATTCGATTTGCACGATACAATCGCCGCGCTCTCTTCGCCGCCCGGTCCGGCGCAACGCGGTATCGTTCGCATCAGCGGATCCGCGATTCGCGATGCGCTGAACGAGTTATTTCGCCCGAACGATCCGCCGTTGTGGGAAACCACGCGTCTGCCCCAACGGCATCCCGGCAGTTTTTGGTTAGACGATATTCAGCGCTGGATGCCGGTCGATGTTTTCCTGTGGCCGACGCAGCGTAGTTACACCGGGCAACCGATGGCCGAAGTGCACACCTGCGGATCGCCGCCGCTGCTGGAAGCGATACTGGCCGCCATCTATGCCGCCGGCGTCCGTCCGGCGCGAGGCGGCGAATTCACGCTTCGTTCGTTTTTGGCTGGCAAAGTTGATCTGCTGCAAGCCGAAGCAGTATTGGGAGTGATCGATGCCGACGATCAGGTTCAGCTCAACGCAGCGCTCCAGCAACTTGCTGGTGGAATCTCGGGCGACATCAACATGGTCCGTGAAGACTTGTTGTCATTGTTGGCGGACCTTGAAGCGGGACTAGACTTTGTGGAAGAGGATATCGAGTTCGTCGATAACCGCGAAATCCTGGCTCGTCTCACCTCTGCAGAAGCGCGGATCACGTCGTTGTTGGAACAAGCAGTCGACCGCATGCGCTCGACCGGAACAGCTCGTGTCGTGCTCGCCGGTCGTCCCAACGTGGGCAAAAGCACGCTGTTCAATGCATTACTCGGCCGCGGTGCCGCCCTGGTTTCCGAAATTGCCGGCACGACACGCGATTATCTGGCCGCCGATGTCAATTGGCATGGACGGCCAATCGAACTGCTCGATACGGCCGGTTGGGAACAACAGAGTGAGGGACCGTTGCAAGCCGCATTGGCACTCCGCGAGGATCAACTCCAACGCGCCGATTTAATCATCTGGTGCATCACCGCCGATGAACTGCCCAATCCGCTCACGGGGGAAGCCGATTGCGGGAACGCCCGTTCGCTGACCGTGCTCACCAAATGCGATCTCGCCAACACAACGGGTCCCGCAACGGCCCTTCGCGTGAGTGCCGTGACCGGTGCGGGCTTGGAAGAACTGACCGCGGCCGTCGCCGCTGAATTGTCACAAGACAGTGCAGCTCCTCAACAATTGTTGGGTACCACCGGTGCACGTTGCCGCGACAGTCTCCACGGTGCGGTTGAATCACTTCAGCGAGCGCGAGAGGTCGCTGAACTGTCAGCAGGCGACGAACTGCTGTCGATTGAAATCCGCGTTGCCTTGGAGGAACTGGGTAAAGTCAGCGGAGCCGTTTATACGGACGACATTCTAGACCGCATTTTCAGCAAGTTTTGCATCGGGAAATGA
- a CDS encoding YidC/Oxa1 family insertase periplasmic-domain containing protein, with product MENNQRFWIFMVAASAIYLGWMWFNPPPQQPNKPAANAEVAEKDPQKAAVADQEPDAPPADAADDVKDPEEKAAVAEAAGDDAAPEDADKQEQPAVTDLKIPQFPNETVLIGSDDPDSGFRMAVTIDTRGAAIEYVELNDPRYRNLKDRQAPLKVVGSSDQADRDKLRKEQLQQDQLVLKVQSIFRKNCYKCHAKPGPAGGFRIDSRNGLLAGSDTGAPVVPGDPSHSLIVQAIRQENENFKMPPKGKKLSAEDINDIVRWIEIGAPMLTPMTLQVTVPQIEDQFAEAIESLNSVNWELVEKAKDGSKAVFRITSPDGRFELTKTYQVNKAKGDKPEDEVGAYVLDFDFSIKNLSKEAQNVNYVLQGPVGVPLESVVGARKFRDVQFAFLDREDKTFHSDSLSAQEIAEGETSLWDQPILKYIGVDAQYFAAFLQPANEPTLDNSYFRNYTQVASGTIDKEHPERTDISVSITSNDADLKPGETLTHEYELFAGPKRKELLEPHGAEAIMDLGWFGAIAKVMLWLLDMFYAVIPNYGVAIILLTVMVRLCMFPLSRKQALGAAKMQEIKPEIDALKKKYGDDREKMGRAQMELFRKHKYNPFSGCLVLFIQMPVFFGLYTALRSSVNLRMAHFLWIDNLAAPDALFPLGFNLPFSLGDTFNLLPIITIVLFIVQQKLFMPPPTDEQSAMQAKMMKYMMIFMGFMFYNVPAGLCVYFISSSLWGIAERKLLPKVQKHSSGGSDDDGSKGDKGGGSKGDGSPAPGSSPKATPKLGAAKKKSRPRR from the coding sequence ATGGAAAATAATCAACGCTTTTGGATTTTTATGGTCGCTGCGTCGGCGATCTATTTGGGGTGGATGTGGTTCAATCCCCCACCACAGCAACCCAACAAACCAGCCGCGAATGCTGAGGTTGCCGAGAAAGATCCGCAAAAAGCCGCAGTAGCGGATCAGGAACCCGATGCGCCACCGGCGGATGCCGCCGACGATGTGAAGGATCCCGAGGAGAAGGCAGCCGTTGCCGAAGCTGCCGGAGACGATGCGGCTCCGGAGGATGCCGACAAGCAAGAACAGCCAGCGGTTACCGACCTCAAGATTCCACAGTTCCCAAACGAGACAGTCCTGATCGGATCTGACGATCCCGACAGCGGTTTTCGCATGGCTGTGACGATCGATACCCGCGGCGCGGCTATCGAGTATGTGGAACTCAACGATCCGCGGTATCGCAACCTCAAGGATCGCCAAGCCCCGTTGAAGGTTGTTGGTAGTAGCGATCAGGCGGACCGCGATAAGCTGCGCAAAGAACAACTGCAACAGGACCAACTGGTTCTTAAAGTCCAATCGATCTTCCGCAAAAATTGTTACAAATGCCACGCCAAGCCCGGACCGGCGGGGGGCTTTCGGATTGATTCCCGCAACGGTTTGTTGGCCGGCAGTGATACCGGTGCGCCGGTCGTCCCCGGCGACCCCAGCCACAGTTTGATTGTGCAGGCCATCCGGCAGGAGAACGAGAACTTCAAAATGCCCCCCAAGGGGAAGAAGCTCTCCGCCGAAGACATCAACGACATTGTGCGTTGGATCGAGATCGGTGCACCCATGCTGACACCGATGACCTTACAGGTCACGGTGCCGCAAATTGAAGACCAATTTGCCGAGGCGATTGAATCGCTGAATTCGGTGAATTGGGAATTGGTGGAGAAGGCAAAAGACGGTTCCAAGGCGGTCTTTCGCATCACTTCGCCCGATGGCCGATTCGAATTGACCAAGACTTATCAGGTGAATAAGGCCAAAGGGGACAAACCGGAAGACGAAGTTGGCGCTTATGTCCTCGATTTTGATTTCAGCATCAAGAACCTGTCAAAAGAAGCGCAGAACGTCAATTATGTTCTGCAAGGTCCGGTGGGCGTTCCGCTGGAAAGCGTGGTCGGGGCTCGCAAGTTTCGCGATGTGCAATTCGCGTTTTTAGATCGTGAAGACAAGACTTTTCATTCCGACTCGCTTTCAGCCCAGGAAATCGCCGAAGGGGAAACGAGCCTGTGGGATCAACCGATTCTCAAATATATCGGCGTTGATGCGCAATACTTCGCCGCCTTCCTGCAGCCCGCCAACGAACCGACTTTGGATAACTCCTATTTTCGTAACTATACGCAAGTCGCCAGCGGCACCATCGACAAGGAGCATCCCGAGCGGACCGACATTAGTGTGTCGATCACCTCCAACGACGCAGACTTAAAACCGGGTGAAACGCTGACACATGAGTACGAACTCTTTGCGGGACCAAAACGGAAAGAATTGCTGGAGCCGCACGGCGCCGAGGCGATTATGGATCTCGGCTGGTTCGGAGCCATCGCCAAGGTGATGTTGTGGTTGCTGGATATGTTCTACGCGGTGATTCCCAACTATGGCGTGGCAATCATCTTGCTCACGGTCATGGTTCGCTTGTGCATGTTCCCGCTCTCCCGCAAGCAGGCACTGGGCGCCGCGAAGATGCAGGAGATCAAACCGGAAATCGATGCGCTGAAAAAGAAGTACGGCGACGACCGGGAAAAAATGGGCCGCGCCCAGATGGAGTTGTTCCGCAAACACAAGTACAACCCCTTTAGCGGCTGTCTGGTGCTGTTCATTCAAATGCCGGTCTTTTTCGGTCTGTATACCGCACTGCGGAGCAGCGTGAATCTGCGGATGGCTCACTTTTTGTGGATCGACAACCTTGCCGCTCCAGACGCACTCTTTCCCTTGGGCTTCAATCTCCCCTTTAGTTTAGGCGATACGTTCAATCTACTGCCGATCATCACGATTGTACTGTTCATCGTCCAGCAAAAATTATTCATGCCGCCGCCAACCGACGAACAATCGGCCATGCAGGCTAAGATGATGAAGTACATGATGATCTTCATGGGATTCATGTTCTACAACGTACCGGCCGGACTGTGCGTGTACTTCATCTCGTCCAGCTTGTGGGGCATCGCCGAACGCAAATTGCTGCCGAAAGTCCAGAAACATTCCAGCGGCGGATCGGATGACGACGGTTCAAAAGGCGATAAGGGGGGTGGCTCGAAAGGCGATGGGTCCCCTGCGCCCGGATCCAGTCCCAAGGCGACACCCAAACTGGGGGCTGCCAAGAAGAAATCACGACCGCGTCGCTAA
- a CDS encoding metallophosphoesterase family protein — translation MKAIISDIHGNLEALEAVLADIKGLGIDEIYCLGDVVGYGPNPRECVDLVMKSCKMCLLGNHDQGALFDPEGFNAGAERAIFWTRSVLESGDPAGNERRWEFLGELPRMHNEGDFKFVHGSARNPLNEYVFPEDIYNQLKMERIFGLIQKYCFQGHTHVPGVFTENLNFFSPSEINHEYELTGGKLMVNVGSVGQPRDGDPRACYVVLENENISDAEAEAAAETDVESATPAPPAKLTYRRVDYGFEDTAGKIYDIPDLDNFLGDRLRDGR, via the coding sequence TTGAAAGCCATCATCAGCGACATTCATGGAAACCTGGAAGCCCTCGAGGCCGTACTCGCGGACATCAAAGGTTTGGGAATCGACGAAATCTATTGCCTGGGTGATGTGGTCGGATACGGCCCCAACCCGCGTGAATGCGTCGATTTAGTGATGAAGTCGTGCAAGATGTGCCTGCTGGGAAACCACGATCAAGGGGCGCTGTTTGATCCTGAGGGTTTTAACGCCGGAGCAGAACGAGCAATTTTTTGGACACGCTCGGTCTTAGAATCGGGTGATCCGGCCGGCAATGAACGCCGTTGGGAGTTCCTGGGGGAATTGCCCCGCATGCACAACGAGGGCGACTTTAAGTTTGTGCACGGGTCCGCTCGCAACCCGCTTAACGAATATGTCTTTCCCGAAGACATCTACAACCAACTCAAGATGGAGCGGATCTTCGGACTCATTCAAAAGTATTGTTTTCAGGGACACACACACGTTCCCGGCGTCTTCACCGAAAACTTGAATTTCTTCAGTCCGTCGGAAATCAATCACGAATATGAATTGACCGGCGGCAAGTTGATGGTCAATGTCGGCTCTGTGGGACAGCCGCGCGATGGCGATCCCCGCGCTTGTTATGTTGTGTTAGAAAATGAAAACATATCCGACGCCGAGGCCGAAGCGGCCGCTGAGACCGACGTGGAGTCGGCCACACCCGCTCCTCCGGCCAAATTGACATATCGCCGCGTTGATTATGGTTTTGAAGACACGGCGGGAAAAATTTACGACATCCCCGATCTCGATAACTTCCTGGGGGATCGCCTCCGCGACGGCCGGTAA
- the proB gene encoding glutamate 5-kinase, whose protein sequence is MVNLVRREVIETARTLVVKVGTSVLSREDDTLNLERLSALSEEIQRVRETGRRVVLVSSGAVGAGMGLLGLRQRPRDLPHLQAAAAIGQAHLIRHYDDCLKKHGCHAAQLLLTADDFDNRSRYLNVRNTILTLFENGAVPIVNENDTVSVDEIAFGDNDRLAALVTNLMHSPLLVILSTVDGLMDGPPDNSDSKTIPLVKEWDDKLLQIATADRSKRGTGGMRAKLSAVKMATAVGENVIIANGTKSGTLMKVLAGEETGTLFLAQGVSVPAWKRWIGYSKPPKGKLILDAGARTAVERDGRSLLAIGIVGVEGQVEKGDVVALIDATGNEFARGLTNYSTAEIRQLAGKRSEDIAQLYESLPYVEIVHRDNLVVTV, encoded by the coding sequence ATGGTCAATCTGGTTCGCCGCGAGGTGATTGAAACCGCCCGCACGTTGGTCGTCAAAGTCGGGACAAGCGTCCTGTCCCGCGAAGACGATACGCTCAATCTCGAGCGACTGAGTGCGTTGAGCGAGGAAATCCAGCGTGTTCGTGAAACCGGCCGGCGGGTTGTCTTGGTCTCCAGCGGGGCGGTCGGTGCCGGCATGGGATTGCTCGGTTTGCGCCAACGGCCCCGCGATCTGCCGCATTTGCAGGCTGCTGCTGCCATCGGACAAGCCCACTTGATCCGGCATTATGACGATTGTTTGAAGAAACATGGCTGTCACGCGGCTCAGTTGCTGCTCACTGCTGACGATTTCGACAACCGTTCGCGATATCTCAACGTCCGCAATACGATTTTGACGCTGTTTGAAAACGGTGCAGTTCCCATCGTCAATGAGAACGATACCGTGAGCGTCGACGAAATCGCTTTTGGCGACAACGATCGATTGGCCGCATTGGTCACAAATCTGATGCATTCGCCGTTGCTAGTCATCTTATCGACCGTGGACGGTCTCATGGATGGCCCTCCGGATAATTCGGATTCAAAGACGATTCCGTTGGTCAAGGAATGGGACGACAAACTGCTGCAAATAGCGACCGCCGACCGCAGCAAACGCGGGACGGGCGGCATGCGCGCTAAGCTCAGCGCGGTTAAAATGGCGACGGCCGTGGGGGAAAACGTCATCATTGCGAACGGGACCAAATCGGGCACATTGATGAAAGTCTTAGCGGGCGAGGAAACCGGGACGTTGTTCCTGGCGCAGGGAGTTTCGGTTCCGGCTTGGAAACGGTGGATCGGTTATTCCAAGCCCCCCAAGGGCAAGCTGATTCTAGATGCCGGAGCGCGGACAGCCGTTGAGCGGGATGGCCGTTCGTTGTTGGCCATCGGAATCGTCGGAGTCGAGGGACAGGTGGAAAAAGGAGACGTGGTTGCGTTGATTGACGCAACGGGAAACGAATTTGCCCGCGGCCTGACGAACTACAGCACGGCGGAGATTCGCCAGTTGGCAGGCAAAAGAAGCGAAGATATCGCCCAATTGTACGAATCACTCCCATATGTAGAAATTGTTCACCGCGACAATTTAGTCGTTACGGTATAA
- a CDS encoding amidophosphoribosyltransferase, protein MAELNHECGVAAVYHLPDRGVSPLAPPQGVEHTSNLIPRLLLDIQNRGQLAAGMTTFNPHRNQLIDTHKDVGTVTEVFHLNHQDSYRSLMRKYAGRAAIGHVRYATCGKDDKSYAQPFERHHIEKPKWFSFAFNGQLANYPRLRDEILSENDFHLARETDTEVLMHMICHQLSGDRRPEMIEMLTELSLHFDGAYNIVYLNALGNMFVARDPLGIRPLCYAKEGPLFAAASESVALANLGFRESSIKSLHPGEAVIIRDGEFSIQQFTASPNRAHCFFEWIYFANVASTLDDQSVYLTRKRLGEELADVETLEIDEDTIVVPVPDTAKAAADSLAFQLKVPCLEGLIRNRYVGRTFIEGANRADKAKTKYTPLPEVLRGKKVLLVEDTIVRSTTMKVLVSQLKERGGASEVHVRVACPPIIAPCFYGIDMSTISELFAPKFMDNGPLTPEIEVTMAETLGADSLKYLPIEAISRCVGFPKESLCQACIDGKYPTPAGVQLYQIALEKLELGEEENDGRAYDAPLSVTART, encoded by the coding sequence ATGGCCGAGTTGAATCACGAGTGCGGCGTTGCCGCGGTTTATCACCTTCCCGACCGTGGCGTCAGCCCGCTCGCCCCCCCTCAAGGTGTGGAACATACATCCAATTTGATTCCGCGGTTGCTGCTCGATATCCAAAATCGCGGCCAATTGGCAGCGGGGATGACGACCTTCAATCCGCACCGCAATCAACTCATCGATACCCACAAAGACGTGGGCACGGTGACCGAAGTCTTCCATTTAAACCATCAGGATAGCTACAGATCCCTGATGCGCAAGTACGCTGGACGGGCCGCGATTGGACACGTTCGCTACGCCACGTGCGGCAAGGATGACAAAAGCTACGCGCAGCCCTTCGAACGGCATCATATCGAAAAACCGAAATGGTTTAGCTTTGCCTTCAATGGTCAGTTGGCGAACTATCCGCGTTTGCGGGATGAAATCCTCTCGGAGAACGATTTCCACCTCGCGCGCGAAACCGACACCGAAGTCTTGATGCATATGATTTGTCATCAACTCTCGGGAGATCGTCGGCCGGAAATGATCGAAATGCTCACGGAACTGAGCCTGCATTTCGACGGCGCCTATAACATCGTCTACCTCAACGCACTGGGCAACATGTTTGTCGCCCGCGATCCCTTGGGGATTCGACCGCTGTGTTACGCGAAAGAAGGCCCGCTCTTCGCCGCCGCGAGCGAATCGGTCGCCTTGGCCAATCTTGGATTTCGCGAATCCAGCATTAAAAGCCTGCACCCGGGCGAAGCGGTCATCATTCGCGATGGCGAGTTTTCGATTCAGCAATTCACCGCCAGCCCCAATCGCGCCCACTGTTTCTTTGAGTGGATTTATTTCGCCAACGTCGCCAGTACGCTGGATGACCAAAGTGTCTACCTGACCCGTAAGCGGCTGGGCGAGGAATTGGCTGATGTGGAAACTCTGGAGATCGACGAAGACACGATCGTCGTCCCGGTTCCCGACACGGCCAAAGCGGCAGCCGATAGCTTGGCCTTTCAACTGAAAGTCCCCTGTCTGGAAGGCCTGATTCGCAATCGCTATGTCGGGCGGACCTTCATCGAGGGAGCCAACCGCGCTGACAAAGCCAAGACCAAATACACGCCGCTACCCGAAGTTCTTCGCGGCAAGAAAGTCCTGCTCGTCGAGGATACGATCGTCCGTTCGACGACCATGAAGGTTTTAGTCTCGCAACTCAAGGAGCGGGGCGGAGCGAGCGAAGTTCATGTGCGGGTGGCTTGCCCGCCGATCATCGCCCCCTGTTTTTACGGAATCGACATGTCGACGATTTCGGAGTTGTTCGCGCCGAAGTTCATGGACAACGGCCCGCTGACGCCGGAAATTGAAGTCACGATGGCCGAGACGCTGGGAGCGGACAGCTTAAAGTATCTGCCCATCGAAGCGATTTCTCGCTGCGTCGGCTTTCCCAAAGAATCGTTGTGCCAAGCCTGCATCGACGGAAAATATCCCACTCCCGCCGGTGTGCAGCTGTACCAAATCGCCCTCGAAAAACTAGAATTGGGCGAAGAAGAAAACGACGGGCGGGCCTATGACGCCCCTTTATCGGTGACGGCCCGAACCTAG